The Eremothecium gossypii ATCC 10895 chromosome VII, complete sequence nucleotide sequence TACCCTGTGGATAGCCAGTATGTGTAAATACTCATGTACATTAGATTAGTATTATTCGTGTAATCTACAAAAGCAGTAAATTCAATCACGAACTATAATGCCGtaagctgttaagaagaatTTGATTTTTTTGAAATTTTGATGGGGCTGACCAACAAGCAGGAAAATCCACGTTTTGGAGACGGTTCTACGCTCAAAAATTATAGCTTGAGGCCCATCCTATCCAAGTATAATCAACCAGTCCTGCGCGGTCAGTGATACATATATAAAGGTGGTGTGAATAGTGAATTTACTCTGACAGAATACTGAACATTACAGCTGATTACTGCTCTTAAGTCCGATCAACGTCTTACCGCGCAAACCCGTTAGAATAAACTACTGCGATAATGCCGAACGCCGACCTAGAAATTAAAACCATCAATCCCGACCTAGAAGCATCGCAGTTCATTATACAACCTCCGGCAGTACAGTCCGGCGATGGTGAAAACGTAGCCACGGACGAGAGCCAAAGGGGCGATGTATCATCGTCGGTAAGTTCGCAGAAATCTACTTCGCTGCCAAGAATTAAGATAATTGGTACAGGCGGCACCATTGCGTCAAAGGGCTCTTCGTCCTCGCAGACTGCCGGCTACCATGTGGACCTGACCATCCAAGAGCTACTCGAGGCCATTCCAGACATCTCAAATATCTGCGAGATAGAGTATGAGCAGCTCTGCAACGTGGATTCCAAAGACATCAACGAGGAGATTCTTCTAAAATTGTACTCCTGTATTTCCGAATCTCTGCAGCGTTTCAACGGTATTGTGATTACTCATGGGACGGATACGATGGCCGAGACCGCCTTTTTCATTGAAAGTACGATCGACTCTGGTAGTGTTCCGATTGTATTTGTTGGCTCTATGCGTCCGTCAACCAGTGTTTCTGCAGACGGGCCAATGAACCTTTATCAGGCGATCTGCATTGCATCTAACGCCAAGTCCAGGCAGCGCGGAGTGCTCGTCTCGCTAAACGATCAAATATCATCTGGATACTATATCATCAAGACCAATGCCAATACTCTGGACTCGTTCAACGTGCGGCAGGGATATCTGGGAAACTTTGTGAATAACGAAATCCTCTACTACTATCCACCTGCCAAGCCGCTAGGCTGCCACAAGTTCAAGCTCCCGCTGCAGCCCGGCCAAACGTCGCTGAACTTACCAAAAGTAGTCATCATTTACTCTCACCAATCCATCTCCCCAATACTGGTTGAGCTTGCGGGAAAGCGTTGCAAAGGTGTCGTGATAGCCACCATGGGCGCGGGGACGCTGCCGGAGGCAGTTAACAGCGCCTGCATGCAACTCACAATCCCCGTCGTGTACTCCAAGCGCTCCATGGAAGGAATGGTCCCCGTGGCAAACCTGCCCCTCCCACCCTCCGATCCCCGCTCCAAGATTATAGCCTCGGGCTACCTAAATCCGGAAAAGAGCAGGATCCTGCTACAACTGTGCTTGAACCAAGACTACAGTATCGATTTGATTAGGCAGGTATTTCGCGGCGTCTACGGCGGCTGATCGCATATATTTCTGAATATATCTGAGGCTCTATCCGGTGTTAAATACTCTTTTACTCAGTCTGTATCTACTCTTAACGGCCAGTCGCTAACTGCGCGGCTTCCAAACTTGCCAGCACCCACAACAAAGGGAACAACTAGACCGTAAGTGAGATTTGTGTCTCAATTCAAGTACATGCTGGTCCAAAGTAACTGCTCGAGCCGATAGCTGGCCAGGCCTTACCACGCACTAGATAATATATAGTCAAGCCAACTGCTCGTTATGTCGCGCTATACGACATAGTATAAAAGTAGCCCATTTTGGTCCCCCTACCCCTATAGTGTTAATAAGTTGGAAAAATAACGGCTTGGAAACAAAATAATTATATCGCAGGCGGTGATGAAAAATCAGCGCTCGCATCCTATGGATAATCAAAAACTGAAGACTCACGGCTTAAGGCATTGAGACTATCAATACTAATCTAGCCTGTCATCAGCCTCTGTGTTTTGAGTTTTATAATAAGTAGGCTCAAACATGTCTCACTTGATTACCTTAGCCACATGCAATCTGAACCAGTGGGCACTAGACTTTGAAGGGAACAGAGACAGAATCTTGGAATCGATCCGCATCGCCAAGGAAAAGAATGCAAAACTGCGCGTGGGGCCTGAGTTGGAGGTCAGCGGGTATGGATGCCTCGATCATTTCTTAGAGGATGACGTATATCTGCACTCGTGGGAGATGTACGCGCAGATTCTGAAGGACGAAAAGACGCATGGGATATTGCTTGATATTGGTATGCCTGTGGTACACAAGAACGTGCGGTACAACTGTCGCGTACTCTCTCTGGATGGACATATCCTGTTCATTCGTCCGAAGCTGTGGTTGGCGAACGATGGCAACTACCGCGAGATGCGGTTTTTTACGCCATGGATGAAACCAACGGTGGTGGAGGAGTTCCAGCTACCCCCTGTGATCCAGAAAATCACTGGGCAGCATATAATTCCTTTCGGAGATGCAGTTATCAGGACGCTTGATACTTGTATTGGTGCGGAGACGTGCGAAGAGCTATTCACGCCTCAATCGCCGAACATTGCCATGTCACTTGATGGAGTAGAAATTATCACTAATTCCTCGGGATCGCACCACGAGCTGCGCAAACTGCACAAGAGACTAGATCTAATACTGGGAGCGACTGGGCGTTGTGGCGGTGTCTATCTGTATGCGAACCAGCGAGGCTGTGATGGAGACAGATTGTACTACGATGGTTGCGCGCTCATTGCTGTGAACGGCCGAGTTGTGGCCCAAGGCTCGCAGTTTTCGCTGAGGGATGTCGAAGTGGTTACTGCAACTGTAGACTTACAAGAAGTGAGAGATTACCGGATGTCTGTGATGTCGCGAGGGTTGCAGGCAGTATCGAATAACGTGACTTTCGAACGTATTCAAGTACCTGTAGAACTGGCCGCGATGCAAGATAGGTTCAATCCTACGATTAACCTGACGAAGGCGAAAGCCCCATACTATCACAGCCCAGAGGAAGAGATTGCGCTGGGCCCAGCTTGTTGGTTATGGGACTACCTACGTCGTTGCAGAGGAACAGGCTATTTTCTTCCACTATCTGGGGGCATTGACTCATGTGCCACTGCTGTAATTGTGCACTCTATGTGTCGGATGGTTGTCAAGGAAGCATCTGAGGGTAATCTGCAAGTAATTGCAGATGCGAGAAGATTGGCTCGTGCTAGCGATGACTGGATTCCAACCGATGCACGTGAATTTGCAAATATGATATTTCACACTTGTTTTATGGGAACAGCAAACTCCACAAATGAGACTCGCAGTCGGGCAAAGAAACTTGCGGAACACCTTGGAGCATATCACGTTGATCTAAATATGGACTCTGTGGTTAAAAGTGTAGTAACCTTGTTTGAGGTTACCACCGGGAAGCGACCAATATTCAAGGTTTTTGGAGGGAGTAACATAGAGAACTTGGCATTGCAAAATATTCAAGCCCGGTTACGCATGGTGCTAGCCTATCTATTTGCGCAGCTGCTTCCATGGGTCCGTTCTATTAAAAACTCCGGGGGGTTGCTTGTTCTGGGCAGCGCTAACGTTGATGAATGTCTAAGAGGTTACTTGACTAAGTATGACTGCTCCTCAGCAGACATTAATCCTATTGGAGGGATTTCAAAGAAGGACTTGAAGAATTTTATCTCTTACGCTTCCAAGGAGTTTGATCTACCGATATTGAGAGAATTTGTGGAGGCTACTCCTACCGCAGAATTGGAGCCTATAACGGAAGACTACGTGCAGTCTGATGAAAGAGACATGGGCATGACTTATGAGGAATTGAGTGTTTTTGGATACCTGCGGAAGGTTGAAAAGTGTGGCCCATACTCCATGTTCCTCAAACTGTTACACGAATGGACTCCCCGGCTGACACCATCAGAGGTCGCTGAGAAGGTCAAGAGGTTTTTCTACTTTTACGCCATTAATAGACATAAGCAGACCGTTCTAACTCCGAGCTATCACGCCGAGCAGTATTCACCTGACGATAACAGGTTTGACCTACGTCCTTTCCTAATTGATCCAAGGTTCTCTTGGGCATCCAAGAAAATTGACCTTGTAGTCAAACAGTGTGAGGGGGGTCCTTCTACCACGCAGCTTGATGTCATGTCAGTCGATTAGGTTAGCATCTGTTTGCTCACTTCCGATATTGCCGGGAATGTATAATATATATGCGTTAAAAAACGATATGAACAGCAATGCTTAGTTCCACTGCCCCCAGTTCGTCTTGATTACAACGTTCTTGTTATCATTTCTCCGCCAAAATTCGATCAGCGTAATGGCAGCTTTCGCCGGAGCATCCTCCTGAATAAAATGGCCAGATTCCTGAAAAACTACCAGTTGGTACTTCCCTTGCATCTGTCCAATGATCAGTTCCTTGTCCAGATTGTCGCTGCCTGCAAGCACCAGCAGCTTACTAGTTGGTAAATGCACAAAACGAGACGATAGGCCCACGAACCAGGTATGCCAATACTTCTGAAAGCTTGCAAGATCTGTTATTCGGACAGCTTTACCTCTCGAGGTCTTGTGGAACAAGGCAGGAACACATACTTCGGCGCTAGAGCGTAGATTCGAAAGACCCTTCTCAATGTAGTATTCAATAGCCTCACGCATAGTAGCAAAGGAGGTTGGTGTTGTCGCTAGGTGGTGTGACATATTATTTAAAGCTGCAATAGCAGCCTCTTCTACAATATCAAAAATAGCCACGCCGACCACTTTGCTCCGAAGTGCACTCTCCATCGCATTAAAGGCTGTTGTGCATATGCTGCCCCCGAGACTATGCCCCAGTAGCACTATTGATAGCTTTTCTTTTGGTATTTTATGTTGCAAGATCCGCTGTTGTAGTGTCTTAATGACAGCGTTAAAGTCCGCAGTGAACGTGGCAAGATCATATGGGACCTCCAAAGTTGAATCTAGCGGAACGGTCTCCCCATGTCCCCTGGCATCAAAGGAGAAGATTCCACATTTACCCTCAAGTCGCGTGTATAGCTCGTCCGCAAGAGGCGCAAAGGTAAGCCCCGACGAGCCCGCGCCATGGTGCATAATGAAAACTGGTATGGAAGCAGCATTAGTTGTCTGGGGAAGTTTGTAGTATGTGTTGAATTTGAAGTTACGCTCGGGTATCGCGAACATTTCGTTGACCGCAAAGTACTTGCGCCAGCTGTCGTTATCTCCCACGGGCATAGAGCTAGCATGCCTTCTAGGCCTTATACCCCCGCAACCAAAGGCCGGGAGTTCGCCTAAATCATCTGACTCTGTGTCCGGTGCTGCGTCATTGCCTTGATCATCCATGGTCCGAAGCACCTCTTCAGCATCTTTGAACTTCTTAGCAAATAGTTGTTTCTGTAGATTGTTCGCCATCCGACTCTTATGCTCTAAGAAACAGTAGTAGGCCCGCTGTACCAAGCCTGAAAGTATATGCTGACGTCTACGTCTCAGTCAGCCTCCTGCATGAGTAGAATGATGTAATTAAGTTGCAAACTATATAGTACACGTCGAAAATGATCCATCGTTCCATGGCTAAATCATCATCAAGGATAACTCAATTAAACAAGCAGTTCAGTCCTGGAAGGCCTTTTCAAGCAGCGGCATGGTGCTCTTAACATACTTCGTGTTCCTGCGGATCTTCTCCAACGTCTGCCTGACACCTCTGTCGAAGCCATCCTGGCTCTTTCCATCAAATAACGTCGCAAACTGTATAATCATGTCATCTCCGGTTAGATCTCTGAATGCATACCTAATTGCGCGATCAATGACAGTGGATGAAACGGATAGACGTTTGTATATTGGCTCGTAGTTCTTCTGGAAGTACCCCCATAGGCTATCTCTGATGTAGGGGTTCTTGCCGAGCGCAGTAGCGAGGAACTCGACGTTCATGGGGTCAACCACGCGAAATGTCAAATCTAGGACACCTTCAAAGAGCTGCGGGTTCCGCACGCCACCTAGGGACTTTAATATACTCTCCATGTGCGTCAGACTGGCATCTTGTAGCTCGGCAACAACCTGCAGGTAGAGCGTGCAAGTGGTATCAGGCTGCGACAGAATCGTGCCCAACACTAGTTCGCGTGTGCGCGGAGTAACAGCCTTCTCAGCATACAGGCGGTAACATGCAGATACCACAGCCGGATGGCCCAACTGCCCTGCATCAAGCAGTATGGCTTCATAGAAACGGCCTTTCAGGACGTCAGGTTGGTCACTGGGTTTCAGGTCGCGGCCAAGTGCAAGAAGGGCGGGTTCTATATGCGCCTCAATCAGCTGCAGATTGTACGCCGCAAGCTTCTTGCGGATCTCTGGCGACGCATCGCGATATATGATTGAGCAGGCCGAGTGGAAAATGGACAATGCAGAGTTCCATACATAGTAGTCTTGCGAATGCGTTGCAGAGAATGCAGACAGAACAGCCATGAGTTGCGTGAAGGTACCAGTGGCATCAACATCCGAAATTAACGCAATTTTACTGCGTGAGGACAGCTGCGCTATGTTCTTGCAGATGTTAGCCAGAATAGTCTCATCCTCATAATGCACCCGGAAGAAGCCGTGGGCATCGTTGTTAAAGAACACAAAATCGGTAGCTGAGATCTCTGTTTCTTGGGATTTAGAAACCATTTCTGTTGTAGTGCAAGTTGAGTCCTGTGTCAGTTCCAGGGGAATCCACCAGGTGGTTAGGTCGTCATTGGCGTCAGCTTGTCCGCTCGAAAGGTACCGTCTCTGTGACAGTGAAATCTTCCCATCAACAACAGTGATGTCCAGAACCGGGTACCCGATCTTTAGAATCCAATCTTTTGCCTTCGCCATGAGATCAAGGCCTGCTACCTCACTAATGGCCCCAAACAGGTCCTCCATGGTAGCATTGCCAAACTTATTCCGCTTTATATATAAGGCAACACCCTTCAGGAAGACGGTCTCCCCTATATAGCCGGAGATCATCTCCAGCACGGAACAGCCCTTAAGGTACGAAATAGCATCAAAGATCTGGTCTATGTCCTTCGCATTGCGGACTGCAACCTTAATCGGATGTGATTCCTTTAGCGAGTCCATCGCCAAGGCCACCTCATGCGCGTCTGTCATGACAAGCGACGGAACGTCCCAATGTGGAAAGAATTTATTGGTCGCATGGTACCCAACCCAGGTTGCAAAGCCCTCATTTAGCCAAAGCTCATCCCACCACTTCATTGTTACGAGATTGCCGAACCATTGGTGGGCGATTTCATGGGACACCACATAAGCGATCTTTTGAAGCGAGCGCGGGTCACTCTCGGCAACCTCGCCGGCCAACAGCAACGCGGACGGTCTAAACGTAATGAGAGAGAAGTTTTCCATTGCGTTGTGAGAATACTCCTCGACACAGAGCAAATCAAGCTTAGGCAATGGGTAGGGGGTCTCGAATAACTCCGAGAAGTAGTCCACCACCTTCGACGCCACAGACAGGGCAAACTGTGCCTGGTGTGCTTTGCCTTTCGCGGTGTATACACGGATAGTCAATTTACCAGAGCTTGAGGATACGCCGTTCATAATGTCATAGCCCTCAATGGATGGGTAGATGGCTTTCTCAGTAGCGGACTCAATGAAGTCGAAGTCCCCGATCGCCCAAGCTACCAAATAAGTGGACATACGCGGAGTGGTATGGAAAGAATGCGCCAGCCGGCCATTTTGGCGCACACAGGATTCGCGCTCAGGCATGTTTGAAAGCACTGTAAATCCCTGCTCTGCTACC carries:
- a CDS encoding M1 family metallopeptidase (Non-syntenic homolog of Saccharomyces cerevisiae YHR047C (AAP1)), producing the protein MNTTKNQVLPDDYRPRHYDIEIVHQNDECFSGVVDITLEKVRETNTISLHVRDIEVQRAEVRGTNGEVIVADEQTYSPEDDVLTLRFPRAVSDCVLHIEYVGKVQTNMSGFYRSGYTDMATGERKQMYSTQFEATEARRAFPCFDEPELKATFAVTVVAEQGFTVLSNMPERESCVRQNGRLAHSFHTTPRMSTYLVAWAIGDFDFIESATEKAIYPSIEGYDIMNGVSSSSGKLTIRVYTAKGKAHQAQFALSVASKVVDYFSELFETPYPLPKLDLLCVEEYSHNAMENFSLITFRPSALLLAGEVAESDPRSLQKIAYVVSHEIAHQWFGNLVTMKWWDELWLNEGFATWVGYHATNKFFPHWDVPSLVMTDAHEVALAMDSLKESHPIKVAVRNAKDIDQIFDAISYLKGCSVLEMISGYIGETVFLKGVALYIKRNKFGNATMEDLFGAISEVAGLDLMAKAKDWILKIGYPVLDITVVDGKISLSQRRYLSSGQADANDDLTTWWIPLELTQDSTCTTTEMVSKSQETEISATDFVFFNNDAHGFFRVHYEDETILANICKNIAQLSSRSKIALISDVDATGTFTQLMAVLSAFSATHSQDYYVWNSALSIFHSACSIIYRDASPEIRKKLAAYNLQLIEAHIEPALLALGRDLKPSDQPDVLKGRFYEAILLDAGQLGHPAVVSACYRLYAEKAVTPRTRELVLGTILSQPDTTCTLYLQVVAELQDASLTHMESILKSLGGVRNPQLFEGVLDLTFRVVDPMNVEFLATALGKNPYIRDSLWGYFQKNYEPIYKRLSVSSTVIDRAIRYAFRDLTGDDMIIQFATLFDGKSQDGFDRGVRQTLEKIRRNTKYVKSTMPLLEKAFQD
- the QNS1 gene encoding glutamine-dependent NAD(+) synthetase (Syntenic homolog of Saccharomyces cerevisiae YHR074W (QNS1)) — encoded protein: MSHLITLATCNLNQWALDFEGNRDRILESIRIAKEKNAKLRVGPELEVSGYGCLDHFLEDDVYLHSWEMYAQILKDEKTHGILLDIGMPVVHKNVRYNCRVLSLDGHILFIRPKLWLANDGNYREMRFFTPWMKPTVVEEFQLPPVIQKITGQHIIPFGDAVIRTLDTCIGAETCEELFTPQSPNIAMSLDGVEIITNSSGSHHELRKLHKRLDLILGATGRCGGVYLYANQRGCDGDRLYYDGCALIAVNGRVVAQGSQFSLRDVEVVTATVDLQEVRDYRMSVMSRGLQAVSNNVTFERIQVPVELAAMQDRFNPTINLTKAKAPYYHSPEEEIALGPACWLWDYLRRCRGTGYFLPLSGGIDSCATAVIVHSMCRMVVKEASEGNLQVIADARRLARASDDWIPTDAREFANMIFHTCFMGTANSTNETRSRAKKLAEHLGAYHVDLNMDSVVKSVVTLFEVTTGKRPIFKVFGGSNIENLALQNIQARLRMVLAYLFAQLLPWVRSIKNSGGLLVLGSANVDECLRGYLTKYDCSSADINPIGGISKKDLKNFISYASKEFDLPILREFVEATPTAELEPITEDYVQSDERDMGMTYEELSVFGYLRKVEKCGPYSMFLKLLHEWTPRLTPSEVAEKVKRFFYFYAINRHKQTVLTPSYHAEQYSPDDNRFDLRPFLIDPRFSWASKKIDLVVKQCEGGPSTTQLDVMSVD
- the ASP1 gene encoding asparaginase ASP1 (Syntenic homolog of Saccharomyces cerevisiae YDR321W (ASP1)), with product MPNADLEIKTINPDLEASQFIIQPPAVQSGDGENVATDESQRGDVSSSVSSQKSTSLPRIKIIGTGGTIASKGSSSSQTAGYHVDLTIQELLEAIPDISNICEIEYEQLCNVDSKDINEEILLKLYSCISESLQRFNGIVITHGTDTMAETAFFIESTIDSGSVPIVFVGSMRPSTSVSADGPMNLYQAICIASNAKSRQRGVLVSLNDQISSGYYIIKTNANTLDSFNVRQGYLGNFVNNEILYYYPPAKPLGCHKFKLPLQPGQTSLNLPKVVIIYSHQSISPILVELAGKRCKGVVIATMGAGTLPEAVNSACMQLTIPVVYSKRSMEGMVPVANLPLPPSDPRSKIIASGYLNPEKSRILLQLCLNQDYSIDLIRQVFRGVYGG
- the PPE1 gene encoding phosphoprotein phosphatase methylesterase 1 (Syntenic homolog of Saccharomyces cerevisiae YHR075C (PPE1)); translated protein: MANNLQKQLFAKKFKDAEEVLRTMDDQGNDAAPDTESDDLGELPAFGCGGIRPRRHASSMPVGDNDSWRKYFAVNEMFAIPERNFKFNTYYKLPQTTNAASIPVFIMHHGAGSSGLTFAPLADELYTRLEGKCGIFSFDARGHGETVPLDSTLEVPYDLATFTADFNAVIKTLQQRILQHKIPKEKLSIVLLGHSLGGSICTTAFNAMESALRSKVVGVAIFDIVEEAAIAALNNMSHHLATTPTSFATMREAIEYYIEKGLSNLRSSAEVCVPALFHKTSRGKAVRITDLASFQKYWHTWFVGLSSRFVHLPTSKLLVLAGSDNLDKELIIGQMQGKYQLVVFQESGHFIQEDAPAKAAITLIEFWRRNDNKNVVIKTNWGQWN